The DNA region TAATCCATGCCTGAGCAAAACAAGCCTTTTGTCGTCACCGACCGCCGCAAGTTCACCGCTGAGGGCGAACTTCGTCCCGATGCCGACCCATCGCCCGAGCGAGAGCGCCACGATCCAGCCCCGATCGCAACGCCGGTCGCTGCTGCTGAGCCGCCAACTGCTCACCCCGCACCGCACGAAGACACACCGTCGGACGAGCAACCGGCTCTTACAGCGGAGCAGTCCGACCAGGCACGAGCGGCCTATAAGGCAACCGCTGATCGGCTCGATACCGCGATCCGCGCCGCGAACCCCGGCATGGAGCACCCGCCGGAGATGAACTTCGAGCAGATCGTCCACTCGGTCTACATGACGGCCATCATGCAGCTTGGCGGCGCAACGCCGGAGGGCCAGCAGCCTCAGGTAGACCTTTTGGGTGCTCGCCAGAGCGTCGACATGCTCGGCGTGCTGGCTGAAAAAACCAAGGGCAATCTGACCCCGGAAGAATCGCGCCTGTTGGAGAACGCCCTCTTCGAACTTCACATGGGCTTCCTTGAAATCACTCAGGCGCTGGCGCGCTCCGCCGCGGCCAAAGCACCGGCTCCTGGCCCGGGACGGCCAAGCATTGTTCGCTAGGGAAGCTCTCCTGTGGATGTAAACCGAAACCTCAGGGTCAAGCGCCGTTTTCAAGAAAACGGCACCCGCAACTTTATCCCGGTACGCAGTAACAGGAGAATGCTCTAAGCGATGGAGGCCACTCTCACCTTTCTCGGCAGCGGCACATCGATGGGTGTGCCAACTCTGGGCTGCGGGTGCGCCGTTTGCCTCTCAGCCATGTCTCCTACCGGCGACCCGCGTAACCGCCGCACCCGCCCGTCCGTCCGGCTCGCCTATAACGGTCGCACTGTCGTCATCGACACCGGCCCGGACTTCCACGCCCAGGCCCTTCGCGAAGGAATCCGCAGGCTGGATGCGGTCCTCTACACTCACGGGCACGCCGATCACGTGATGGGCTTCGACGATCTCCGTCCACTCAGCTTCCACACCAAGGGCGACCTGCCCATCTACGCGGACGACACGACCGCAAGCGACATCGAGCGCGTCTTCGAATACACCTTTCGCAAGGAAGACCGCTACCCCACCAGCGCACGCGTGGAGATGCATCGCATCGACGCTACTCCCGGCGCAGGCTTCGATCTCTTCGGAGCCTGCTTCCGCCGCATCCCGGTCACGCATGGACAGCAGCAGATCACGGGCTATCGCTTCGGCAGCGCCGCTTACCTCACCGACATGAGCGATATCCCTGACGAGAGCGTGGCTCTTCTTCAGGATCTTGACGTCCTCATCCTCGATGCTCTTCGTCACGATCCTCACTCCAGCCACTCCCATCTGGAAAAGTCCGTCGCCTTTGTCGAACAGCTCAAGCCTCGTCGCGCCTTCTTTACCCACATGAGCCACGATCTCGACCATGCCGCAACGGAAGCCATCCTTCCACCTCACATCCGTCTCGCCTACGACGGTTTACAGATCACATTCGAGATTGCCTGATGAAGATCTACCGACACCTCTCGGAAATCCCCGCAAGCTTCGGGCCTTCGATTGCCACCATCGGCAACTTCGATGGCGTCCATCGCGGGCACCGCAGCGTCATCTCCGAAGTAGTCGAACGCGCCCATTCTCTTGGCATCCATTCCATCGCTATTACGTTCGATCCACATCCGGCGCGAGTCCTGCGCCCACAGGCACAGCAGCCGCTCATCACACCGCTGCCGCAAAAGCTCGAACTACTCGCAACCACAGGTATCGATGCATTGCTGGTATTACCCTTCACCGGCGAGTTCTCAAGGATGACGGCGCGGACCTTTGCCACTGAGGTCTTACAACAGGCGCTTCACGTGACGGAGCTGCACGAAGGAGAAAATTTCCGTCTTGGCTACCAGGCCGAAGCCGGTGTCGATAGCCTCGATCTGCTCGGCCATGAACTAGGCTTCAGTCTGCGCGTCTATACCTCCCACATCCTTCGTGGACAGGTCGTCTCTTCCAGCCGCATTCGGCAACTCATCGCACAGGGAGACGTCAGCAACGCGCGCGTCCTTCTCGGCCGCCCCTTCGCTATCACGACGACGCCAGCGTCCGGGCGTGGCTACGGCACCCGCTATACCGTTCCCACCATCAACATGGCGGCCTATCCTGAATTGCTGCCGGCAAACGGCGTCTACATTACTTCACTTACCATCGGCGCTGGGCCATCACAGGAGACCTTTGACGCGGTCACCAACGTTGGCAATCGCCCGACGTTCGGTGCCGATTCATTTGCCGTTGAATCCCATCTGCTCAACTTCCACCCAATCGAGTTGACGGAACAAACACCGCTGACGCTGACCTTCCTGCAACGTCTCCGTGCTGAAATGCGCTTCCCTACACCGGAAGCTCTGCGCGAACAGATCGGCAAGGATGTTATGAAGGCCCGGCGATACTTTACTTTGTGCCGCGTGGTGGCTTCGAAACCCAGAAACTCTGGGGCTCAACAAACTTTGCTGGTGCCGTAGCCTTCTTCGCGCTGGTCCCCACCGCAGGCACATTCTCACCGGCCGCAGCCTTCGGCACGATCACCCTGGAATTCGGATGAACCGCCGTATCTGCCTGCTGATTCACCGACACATTGAGTGTCTTCTGAGGCGCACCCGCGCTCGCAAAGGTCTCATTCGGTTTATTTGCAATCGCCGTCCGCATGAATTCCATCCATATCGGCAGAGCCGCGCGAGCGCCTGTCTCCTTCTCCCCCAGCGACTGCCGATTATCAAACCCGATCCACGTCCCGCAGGTCACCGAAGGCGAAAAGCCAATGAACCAGGCGTCGGTGTAATTGTTCGTCGTTCCCGTCTTCCCTCCAAACGGATGATTCAACTGATTCGTGGACGCCCCCGTTCCCGAACGCGCCACCGCCTGCAGCAGTTGCATCATCTCGCGCGCCGTATCGACCGAAATGACCTCATTGATCTCGGGTGCTTTCTCATCCAGCGGCAATCCATTCGCCTGCGTCACCTTGCGGATATAGTGCGGCTCAATGCGGATGCCGTCATTCGGAAACACGCTGTAGGCTCCCACCTGCTCATACAGCGTAATGTCCGCTGCGCCAATCGCAACCGGCAGAAACGCAGGAATATCGCTGGTCACACCAAACCGGTGCGCCGTCTGGATCACATTTCGAATGCCATACCTGTAGGCCAGCTTCAACGCAGGAATATTTCGCGACTCGGCAAACGCATTCGTCAGCGTCATCGCCCCCAGGTAATTCTTCTCATAGTTGTGCGGTGTATAAGGACCGCTCGGCGTCGGAAAGCTCGTCGGCCCATCCACAATAATGTCGGTCGGCTTCGCGCCCGCCTCAAACGCCGTCGTATACACATACGGCTTGAAGGACGATCCCGCCTGTCGTTCCGCCTGCGTCGCGCGATTGAACTGCGATAGAGCGAAGTCTCGTCCGCCTACCATCGCCACAACCTCGCCGGTAGCATTGTCCACCGCCATCAGCGAAGCCTGCGCTCCCGAGTCCTGCTGCAGAGTCGCAAGCAGCGTGCCGTCCGGCCGAGTCCCTTCGATGCGGACATACACAAGATCGCCCGTCCGCAAAAAGCTGTCGCCATCCACATTCTGCGTCCACGCCCAATCTTCCGGTTTCATCACTGCCTGCTGGTCGCCTAGTTTCACAACGACTCTCTTCGCCGCAACCTCCGTCACTAGGCCATGCACATAACTTCCCTTGACGATCGGTTGGGTCCAGTCCGGATGTTTGTAGCTCTCTAAATCGATGCCCGAGAGCACAACGTTACGCAGATTCCCCTTCCATCCCTCGCGGCGCTCGTAAGCCGCCGTACCATCGAGCACAGCGTTGTTCGCAGCTTGCTGGAGCCCCAGATCGAGGGTCGTATACACGAGCAATCCCGCGCCATGCACCTCTTCGACGCCATACTCTTTCTCAAGCTGCCGCCGCACCTCTTCCACAAAGTAAGGAGCAACGCTGTTCGCCGGTGCCTCCAGATGCAATCCCAGCGGCGCGCTCTTCGCCGCATCCGCCTGCGCCCGTGTAATCTTGCCATCCTGCAGCATCTCGCTAAGCACCAGATTTCGCCGCTTCAGCGCACGCTCCGGATACCTCACCGGCGAGTAAGACTCCGGCCCCTTCGGCAGCGCCGCCAGTAGCGCGGCCTCCGGCAAAGTCAGGTCCCGCACATGCTTGCTGAAGTAATACTCCGACCCCGCCTCGAATCCGTACGTTCCTCGTCCCAGATAAATCTGGTTGGCATACAGTGCAAAGATCTGCTGCTTGGTAAACCGTCGCTCGATCTGCATCGAGAGAAAGATCTCCTGCAGCTTGCGCCCATACGTCTTCTCCGATGAGAGGAAGAGGTTCCGCGCCAGTTGCATCGTAATTGTGGACGCCCCCTGTGCCCGCTGATCCGAATGCAGATCGCGATACGCCGCCTCGACCGCGCGCACCAGGTTCACGCCCCAATTACTCTCAAAGCTCTTGTCTTCAATCGAGATGATCGCTTCCCTCAGTACGGGAGGAAAATCTGTATACGGCACCACAACCCGCCGCTCCATCGCAAAAGATCCAAAGACTTTTCCGTGAACGTCCAATAATTCAGTCGTAGTGCTGGGACGATATCGCGCCAGGTCCGTCATCTGCGGCAGGTTGATGGAATAAATCAACATCAGCCCGCACATCGCACCGAAGACCGCCGAGGCTGCCAGCAGCGCAAAGAACGTCATCCGCCGGGCGATCCTTCGACTGGGATAATCAGGCCCGTTCAACGTCACGCGACGTATGACCCGCTGCCATGTCGGTTCAGTTTCGACCTCGGGAGGTCGAGGTCCACGGCTGAATGAGCTCTGCACGACCCTTTCACGATAGCACGGCCAGCCACGCAATCGCGGCTGGCCGTCCTGGCGAAACCAAAGCCGTCAACAGCACTTATGTCGAGATTAAGCTGCCTTCTTCTTCAGCAGATCCAGCGCCTTCGTAAGCTGCTCGTCTACAGTAACCGCAGGCTTCGGAACCGCCGGTTTGATCTCGGTTGTCTCGTCTTCATCTTCGTCAGGAATATTCGAAGCCACCAGCACTCCCGGCACGACAGCATCGTCCTGCAACTTCTTTCCCGAAGGAGATTCGTACTTCGCAATCGTAAGAATGACCGCGCCGCCATCCGGCAGTTCAAACGTCTTCTGCTGCGCGCCTTCCCCAAAGGTTCTCTCGCCAACCAGTTCAGCGCGTTTGTTATCAAGCAACGCAGCCGCCACCAGTTCCGCCGGGCCAGCCGTTCCACGATTCACCAGCACCACCACCGGCGCCGTCGCGTTGATGGTCTTCGATGGATCGACCGTGAAGGTCTGCTTCTCCACCTTCTGCCCTTCAAGCGATGCAATCGTCCCGCTCGGCAGCAGGAAGTTCGCCAAACGTATCGCGTCCGTCATATCCCCTGCGGCGACATCGCGCAGGTCGAGCAGGATCTTCTTGTTCCCGTTCTTCTGCATTCCCTTCAGCTTCTGCTCTATCTGCTGCACCTGTTCGTGGTCCATCACATCCGGCTTCAAATACAGAATCGACGAGTTTTCATACATCGTCTCGGAGACCGCCGGATATGCAACTACTGTCCGGGTCATCGTCAGCTTGTCCGGCGTCGCCTTCTGGGGACGCACCACCGAGATCGTCAACTCACTGCCGGATTGGCCTTCCAGCAGCCTGCGGATCATAGCCAGCGACAGGTCACGCGTATCCTGCACCCCAATCGCCTCAATAATGTCGCCGTCATTCAGGTTGGCCTTGTCTGCCGGGCTACCCGGAACCACGGACACCACCGTCGCGTAGCCAAAACGCTTCGACACATTAATGCCAACCTGCGCTTTACCACCCTTGTCTGCCTTGTAGATCTTGTACTCTTCCGGCGTAAGGTAGCTCGAGTCCGCATCGAGCGACTCCAGCAGACCTCGCATCGCACCGTTGGTCACCGACGGAATGTTGGGATCGACAACATAGTCCGTCTGGATATGCCGCAACACTTCGCTGTAGACATTAATCTGGTTGTACGCGCCGTCCTGGTCCGATGCCGCACTTACGCCGCTCGAATTCATGCCCAGAAAAACCGTGAGCACCAGCACAACCGAGACAACAAGCAGCATGATCTTTGAAATTTTAGGCATAAGGCGAAACATTCTCCACGGACATCGACGAATCAGGGGTTAGACGCTCCCCACTCTCGAAATGATACTCCCGCACTGGGATTGCGTGATGCTGGCTGCAATACAACCTTGGTAGCGATAGACAGAATTCAAGGGGGGAACTCAACTTGTTTAAGTTCACGGTTTGCGGGGGCTGCAGGAAAACTCTGTTTTGCTTAAGTTCACGATTTTGCAGGGCTGCAGGGAAAACTTCGTTTTGCTTAAGGGCACGGCTTCAGCCGTGCCGCAAGTAATTTGTTGCAACGGGGGCTTTAGCCCCTGAGGTACAGTTTTGATCCTGTCTCGACTTTCCGCAGTCTGTTCAGCCACGCCGCAAATCACATATCGAGGATCAGCTTAAAGCTCCTGAGGGAAAACTCGGGGACCTTCAACAGACCGAAAATCCTCAAAAACTTGTCAAGCCCCAAAACCATCTAACCTAAACAAAACAAAGCAAATACACATTGCAAAAGAGTTCTGCTCCATTTGCTAAACTTAAATCAGCATCAGAAAGGCCCAGCGACAATGCTGGGCCTAACTCATTTAGAAAGAAGACTTTGCCTATAACTTACATGGAATGAATACTTTGCAGAAAAATTACGATGCAAAGCATTGAATTCAGATACTTTATAAAAAAAGTACCCCCAGGGGGGTACCTACCCCATATACATCCCGCCATTCACATCCAGCGTATGCCCGGTGATATAGGCGGCCTCTTCGGAGGCGAGAAACGAAACCGCATGGGCGATCTCTCCATCCGTCCCGACCCGGCCTAGCGGAATATGCTGCGTCATTGCAGCCTTTTGCTCGTCGGTCAGGACAGCCGTCATTGCCGTCTCGATGTACCCCGGAGCGACTGCATTCACTGTAATGGTCCGGCTGGCCAGCTCCCGCGCCAGTGACTTAGTCAACCCGATCAGCCCGGCCTTTGAGGCGGCATAGTTCGCCTGCCCCGCCTGACCCATCTCGCCGACGACCGAAGCGACATTGATGATGCGGCCCCAGCGTCCCTTCACCATCGACTGCATCACCGCCTGCGTCATCAAAAATGCGCCGGTGAGGTTCGTGGAGAGTACATCGTCCCAGTCCTTCCGCTTCATCCGCATCGAAAGAATGTCACGTGTAATGCCTGCATTGTTCACAAGAATATGAACTGCGCCGAACTGGGCAATTACAGCCTTGGCGCACTCTTTAATCGACTCTTCGCTGGCAACATCCAGCGCAAAAGCCTGAGCCGTTCCGCCGCTGGCGGCAATCTCAGCTGCAACCTCGGCCAGCTTTTCTACGTTCCGCGCGGCCAGCGCCACCGTCGCTCCAGCCTTGGCCAACTCCAGCGCGCATGCGCGCCCAATTCCCTGCGATGCTCCTGTTATCAATGCGATCCGGCCAGCGAGAATACTCATGAACCTCCGTGTGTGTCGGTGCTACCGAATTATACGAAAGCGGCAGCCTGATCCTCGCGCAGTGACCAGATGTAAACATGCAGCTCCCTCGCAAAGTGCAGCACCGGCACGCGATTAGACAACGCAATGCCGTGCGCAGCGGGCAACTCGTTCAGCTCGATCTCGGCCTCGGCTGCCTCGAGCGGCCACGGAAGATGATGAATATGTCCCACCAACAAGCGGCCTGCATGCGCGGTGAACAGGCAATATCGCTCAGTCAGGAAATGTTCGAGGCTACCGGCCGATGAAGAAGCCGCAACCGTTCCCAGTCCGCGATACCGCGCCCGAAAGCGAACGTTACGGCGAGTCAGCAGCCTTTGGCTGTCGTACTCGATCGCCCCATCCTGCCCAATCCGTCGTTGCATCCGGGCGAGGAAGTACGGCAGATGGAAGATCGCTCTCGCTCCGGCCACAGCCAGCGCGCTCGCCGCATCCAGCGAGAAGAAGAAGACGCCACGAAGACCCGTCACACTCGAGCGAACATAGGTTCGCAGGTTCAGCTCGCAAAACTCGCTCGCACTCGGGACAGCGATGCAGCTTTCACCAATGGCCCGTGTCCGCACCTGATCCATCCAGAAAGGCACAACGCCAACCCACGCATATCCATCGAAGCTGTCGACAGTCAGCCCGGCCGGAAGCAGGCGAGCGATCTCTTCCGCAGCAACCGGCCAGTGAACAAACAGCAGATCGCTCCACCGCTGCGCCATGCGCCATCGTCCCGCAGGCAGGGGATAGGGACGGTGATCGGTAGTCTCTAGAATATTTGCCATCAATGACATAGATGCCCCGATTGTGCCTCGAGACTCGGGGTAAAGTATCCTGAGTTCGACCATGTCAGAGAACGCGAACAAGCCAGCCGAAACCGACGTCTATGCTATCCACGGAGCCGACCCCGAAGTC from Edaphobacter paludis includes:
- a CDS encoding DUF1844 domain-containing protein yields the protein MPEQNKPFVVTDRRKFTAEGELRPDADPSPERERHDPAPIATPVAAAEPPTAHPAPHEDTPSDEQPALTAEQSDQARAAYKATADRLDTAIRAANPGMEHPPEMNFEQIVHSVYMTAIMQLGGATPEGQQPQVDLLGARQSVDMLGVLAEKTKGNLTPEESRLLENALFELHMGFLEITQALARSAAAKAPAPGPGRPSIVR
- a CDS encoding MBL fold metallo-hydrolase yields the protein MEATLTFLGSGTSMGVPTLGCGCAVCLSAMSPTGDPRNRRTRPSVRLAYNGRTVVIDTGPDFHAQALREGIRRLDAVLYTHGHADHVMGFDDLRPLSFHTKGDLPIYADDTTASDIERVFEYTFRKEDRYPTSARVEMHRIDATPGAGFDLFGACFRRIPVTHGQQQITGYRFGSAAYLTDMSDIPDESVALLQDLDVLILDALRHDPHSSHSHLEKSVAFVEQLKPRRAFFTHMSHDLDHAATEAILPPHIRLAYDGLQITFEIA
- the ribF gene encoding riboflavin biosynthesis protein RibF; amino-acid sequence: MKIYRHLSEIPASFGPSIATIGNFDGVHRGHRSVISEVVERAHSLGIHSIAITFDPHPARVLRPQAQQPLITPLPQKLELLATTGIDALLVLPFTGEFSRMTARTFATEVLQQALHVTELHEGENFRLGYQAEAGVDSLDLLGHELGFSLRVYTSHILRGQVVSSSRIRQLIAQGDVSNARVLLGRPFAITTTPASGRGYGTRYTVPTINMAAYPELLPANGVYITSLTIGAGPSQETFDAVTNVGNRPTFGADSFAVESHLLNFHPIELTEQTPLTLTFLQRLRAEMRFPTPEALREQIGKDVMKARRYFTLCRVVASKPRNSGAQQTLLVP
- a CDS encoding PBP1A family penicillin-binding protein; translation: MTFFALLAASAVFGAMCGLMLIYSINLPQMTDLARYRPSTTTELLDVHGKVFGSFAMERRVVVPYTDFPPVLREAIISIEDKSFESNWGVNLVRAVEAAYRDLHSDQRAQGASTITMQLARNLFLSSEKTYGRKLQEIFLSMQIERRFTKQQIFALYANQIYLGRGTYGFEAGSEYYFSKHVRDLTLPEAALLAALPKGPESYSPVRYPERALKRRNLVLSEMLQDGKITRAQADAAKSAPLGLHLEAPANSVAPYFVEEVRRQLEKEYGVEEVHGAGLLVYTTLDLGLQQAANNAVLDGTAAYERREGWKGNLRNVVLSGIDLESYKHPDWTQPIVKGSYVHGLVTEVAAKRVVVKLGDQQAVMKPEDWAWTQNVDGDSFLRTGDLVYVRIEGTRPDGTLLATLQQDSGAQASLMAVDNATGEVVAMVGGRDFALSQFNRATQAERQAGSSFKPYVYTTAFEAGAKPTDIIVDGPTSFPTPSGPYTPHNYEKNYLGAMTLTNAFAESRNIPALKLAYRYGIRNVIQTAHRFGVTSDIPAFLPVAIGAADITLYEQVGAYSVFPNDGIRIEPHYIRKVTQANGLPLDEKAPEINEVISVDTAREMMQLLQAVARSGTGASTNQLNHPFGGKTGTTNNYTDAWFIGFSPSVTCGTWIGFDNRQSLGEKETGARAALPIWMEFMRTAIANKPNETFASAGAPQKTLNVSVNQQADTAVHPNSRVIVPKAAAGENVPAVGTSAKKATAPAKFVEPQSFWVSKPPRGTK
- a CDS encoding S41 family peptidase, yielding MPKISKIMLLVVSVVLVLTVFLGMNSSGVSAASDQDGAYNQINVYSEVLRHIQTDYVVDPNIPSVTNGAMRGLLESLDADSSYLTPEEYKIYKADKGGKAQVGINVSKRFGYATVVSVVPGSPADKANLNDGDIIEAIGVQDTRDLSLAMIRRLLEGQSGSELTISVVRPQKATPDKLTMTRTVVAYPAVSETMYENSSILYLKPDVMDHEQVQQIEQKLKGMQKNGNKKILLDLRDVAAGDMTDAIRLANFLLPSGTIASLEGQKVEKQTFTVDPSKTINATAPVVVLVNRGTAGPAELVAAALLDNKRAELVGERTFGEGAQQKTFELPDGGAVILTIAKYESPSGKKLQDDAVVPGVLVASNIPDEDEDETTEIKPAVPKPAVTVDEQLTKALDLLKKKAA
- the fabG gene encoding 3-oxoacyl-[acyl-carrier-protein] reductase yields the protein MSILAGRIALITGASQGIGRACALELAKAGATVALAARNVEKLAEVAAEIAASGGTAQAFALDVASEESIKECAKAVIAQFGAVHILVNNAGITRDILSMRMKRKDWDDVLSTNLTGAFLMTQAVMQSMVKGRWGRIINVASVVGEMGQAGQANYAASKAGLIGLTKSLARELASRTITVNAVAPGYIETAMTAVLTDEQKAAMTQHIPLGRVGTDGEIAHAVSFLASEEAAYITGHTLDVNGGMYMG
- a CDS encoding DUF2071 domain-containing protein, coding for MANILETTDHRPYPLPAGRWRMAQRWSDLLFVHWPVAAEEIARLLPAGLTVDSFDGYAWVGVVPFWMDQVRTRAIGESCIAVPSASEFCELNLRTYVRSSVTGLRGVFFFSLDAASALAVAGARAIFHLPYFLARMQRRIGQDGAIEYDSQRLLTRRNVRFRARYRGLGTVAASSSAGSLEHFLTERYCLFTAHAGRLLVGHIHHLPWPLEAAEAEIELNELPAAHGIALSNRVPVLHFARELHVYIWSLREDQAAAFV